The Delphinus delphis chromosome 2, mDelDel1.2, whole genome shotgun sequence genome segment TGCCGGATgtggcaaaggccctgaggagatGAGGATAATGGACTCTGGGGCCCAGTGGAGGACTGGCCTGAGGGGAAGAGGGCAATGGGAGTAAGGAGTTGAGGAGGgtgctggcgggggtggggggggggaggctgggtggggggtCGGGTAGCAGAATATCCTAGGAGTTCCTGAAcagttgctttcatttttctttcagtcttcctGAATTCCCCTCCATAGCCTTTGGTTTTGGTGTAAATTCTAAATGCCTATACGGGCATCCAGGACTTTACATTAGGGAGCTCTGGAATAGGGCCcaaggatttgcatttctaacatgtgatgctgatgctgcttaGGGACCACACCATGAGAATCTGGgcctgaagaaaggaaaaggggacaTCCCCAAGGCTTGGATGACTTCCAAGCTGGCCCAGGCTGCATTCAGATCACTCCTCAAGGCACCACCAGGAAGGTCTTCTGGGCAGCTTCCCCAGGGGGTGCCCAAAGAAGGTCCCGATGCAGCCTGTCCCTCCAGAGTAGAAGTCCCTGGCAGGGTAGAAGTCTCAAGACTGTTTCTGCATATCTGCAAAAGCACCAGCAAGCAAGTGGCATGTGATTACCTACAGGTCCCTGAAAGCTCCCGTGTATGCTCTGGAGGGCCATTTTAACATTTTCCTGATACAACATGTTGATTCCTAGGTACTGATCTCCTTAAGAAGTAATGGAAAATAACGATCACTAGTGCAACGTATCAAAAGACGcagctagggagtgttctaattccacgTAGCTGCCCagtaatagccaggacatggaagcaaccgaagtgtccatcgacaggtgaatggataaagaagatgtggcacatatatacaatggaatattactcagccataaaaagaaacgaaattgagttatttgtagtgagatggatggacccagagtctgtcaaacagagtgaagtaagtcagaaagagaaaaacaaataccatatgctaacacatatatatggaatctaaaaaaacaagttctgaagaacctaggggcaggacgggaataaagacgtagacatagagaatggacttgaggacacagggagggggaagggtaagctgggatgaagtgaaagagtggcatggacttataaatactaccaaatgtaaaatagatagctagtgggaagcagccacatagcacagggagatcagctcagtgctttgtgaccacctagaggggtgggatagggagggtgggagggagatgcaagagggaggggatatggggatatatgtatatgtatagctgattcactttgttatacagcagaaactaacacatcattgtaaagcaattatactccaataaagatgctaaaaaaaaaagatgcagctaGTATGGTATGATTTTGATAATCAAAAATCCAATACACGGAAttcgctggcagtccagtggttaggactctgtgctttcactgctgatggtccgggttccatccctcgtcggggaattaagatcccacaagccgtggggtgtggcaaaaaaaaaaaaaggtattaaaaaataaagattgctttttaaaatatccagtaCAAAGTTATGCAGTCATTTTGTTATGTGAGAAATGACTGTAGAAGTATGTATCTTGAACTTGGCTTCTAGCTGACTTCAATAAGGTACAAAATCAAGGGCTAATTAATCCTGGGACTCTTTCCCAATGAGCCAAGTAAACATAACTGAGTTATTTTTTTACCACCCACAATAAGGTGATGCTTTCACTGAGTTGCTATAGAAATGTTCTAATGATTTTAAATAGTATCAACATCATACTAAATAGCAACAGGCAGATTTATAGCCTAGAAAACTTACCCCAATCTCTTTTAAATCTTTGTCTTGTAGTAACTGAAGTGGATCAATAAAAGTTTGCTTTACATTAATATCAAGAGAGTCTTTCACCTCAGCCATTAGCTTCATGGATTCGCCAACTTCTATCAATGCATTGCCTtcaatagaaaatacaaataaaaatggttctttAGCAGACCTAACTCTAAGTTAACAGtgatatttgtttaattttttcccaaaagTTTGTGATGATCAATGGTGTGTAACAAGGTCCTCAACTCTGGGACCTTTGAATCTTgacccagagaaaagaaaatgtaaaaacgaGAAagtctttctaaatattttccacattttcctcACTACTTCTGCACTTTCTCCACCGCATAGAATAAACCTCTAGAATAAAACTCTGAGGCTCAGACAGACTGAGGCACTTACCGTATCAGCCACTAGATGGGGttaaagcttctttttttaaactggtaGTTTTGTGAACTGGCACCAAGGGTTCCTTAGAGGCGCAAGAACAAAATCCGTCTTTGTAAACAATAAAAGGATTCATTCATCAGGGGTTAAGTATTAACCAATAAAGAttacaacagaaataaatgaacaaaacctCATCTCAGCTTCTAGCTGCTAGGTCTTCTTGAGGCCACTCCTTGTATTCTTGAGATGGTTCTAAGTTTCCCTACCCCTTCTGATGTCAAAGAAAGTCTGGCAGTGTCACACAGGACAGCCTTTCAGCAGGGTGGGAAGGGTCTGCTCTTGCAGTGAGGTCCAGGCCAGACATGCCAGACTTGGGCAGCAATGGGCAGCTTTAGCTGGATTAAATCCTGGTATTCGGCACCCGCTAACCTGCAGTGATTTGAAAGCAGGCATCCTGGTAGCTGAGCACTATGAGGGTTGCAGGTTTTCTAGAAGACATGTCTGGGAAATGCTGCACTAAACTGAACTCTTTTTCCTGTAGTTGGGGTCTTCATAAAAAGTTAGAGCTTGGGGTCTCTCAACTCCCAGGCTTGAAGAAGACCTGAAATCccagcccaagaatttgcatttctagctaATTCTGACCTTCAAGTTGTTTCACCTACGAGTCATAGGCACGTACAGTtgattcatctgtaaaacagggatagcAATATCACCTCacctcactttttattttttttaaggaatagcATAGACAGTGAATGTCACAGGACCTTGCAAAATGTAAGTGGAAACCATTACTCCAAACCACAGCTGACCGAGACTCCGTTGTGGCGCGTGGGTAGCTTTGTTCCTCCTGGGAGGCTGTGTCTCCTTAACTAACTCCCCAGAGTCTGGTTCTAACTCATTCTGAGATGGAAATGAGAACGTCCTTTCCCGGCCTGAGGACTCTTTCCTGCCCAGCTGGTCAGAAATGGAGGATATGGCTTCTGACCCCACTGCTCACTCTGCCACCAGTGCCCACACCCCAGAATGTCAGTTAATTTAGCTTTGAcgaaaacatttctaaatatgttTCTTACAAGGCGCCAAAGGTGACATTCTGAATATTAGCTGTCACCTCCATGGGTTTGATACCCCCTCTCCTTGCTCAAGATTCCAATTCCACGAGGACGTGGGACTCAGCCTCCACCAGTGGAGGTCTCTGCCCTTGAGGAAATTTCTGTGTGGCCCCAAGAAGAAAGCATCCGACAGCACAGTCTTTCCCTCAGAACAGCAAGCAACCCCTCTGTTCCTAATGCCCTCCTGATGTCGGCTCTCTCTCGCTGGGTACCTAGGAAGCTACCAAATTGTCTGCCCTTCAAATCCCCTGCCCTGTCACCTGACCAGACGCACTGCAGGACTGTCCGTGGATGTCAGGGCCTGCCTGGCGGTCTCTCCTGTTCCCTCCACTGGTCAGCCTTCAGGACAAGGAATAGGCCATCTTGGCCCCATTCAcccaggaaataaaataaaattcacattataCTGCTCTGAAGGATACTGTTACCCTCTGTGACTAACCAGTGTTTTAacatatgggattttttttttaagttttcaaaagaCTTTCCCCCCATTTTCCTAGATGAATGACTATGGCCTAATACCGGAATCGTCAATTTCCATATCTTGCTTTGCTACCACTACATGAGTAGCAAACGTGCCAAATTCTCCCGGAAGATTTAACATATCAAATTCGACTCACACCCAATATAATTTATCAATTTAAAGTAATCTCAATCAAAATTTAATAAGTTTTTTGGGGATTCTCTGagggtccagtagttaggactcagtgctttcactactaagggcctgggttcaatccctggtcagggaactaagatcctacaagcaaaaaaaaaaatttaataagtttCTTGTTTTTTAGTAGAGAGGACTTAAAATGACTCTAAGtttcatctggaaaaataaaacagatgagtATGTCCATGAAATTTTTATAACATCTAGGGGAAATTttagttaaatatattaaaatatattttaaaatgacaatatttaaAACAACATGACACTTGATCAAAACAGGGTACAGaccaagaaaacagaagagaaagaccagaaacaaacttaaaatatataaaattttataacaaaaaagTTATAGAAAATCAGCAGAAAAAGGTTGAacttttcaataaaatgttaggGCAACTGGCTATGTATTTGTAAGAACACAAAATGAAAACCCTATTGCACAGTACTCATCCATTAAATTCAGGAGCTTGGGAATTTaaaggtaagaaaagaaaacatatgtatgaaaatacagtataaataaacatttacacaGCTTATTAGTGAAGCGGGGAGGAGTGGAAAAGTTTTTCTAAACATGATACCAAAGCTATAAACCATAAAAGAAGACCAATGAGCCCcactaaataaaaagcaaatatcttcttccattaaGATGACCTCCACCTACAACATCAGAAGGTACATGCCTACCTGGGGCAAAACTTCATCAACATATGAGACAGATAAAAAGCAAGTATCCTGACCACTGAAAAAGCTCATaaaccagtaagaaaaaaaaaatgaacaccttaatagaaaaataggcaaaggacacAGATATACAATTCACAAAGATGATGACaaacgtgaaaaaaaaaatctacctcacacataatccaaaaaataaagttaaaacagCGCCCAGATATCAGTTTTATTTGCTATAAATCAAATGATCAGTTAtttaaaaggaaactaaaaagacAATTCCCAGAGTTAGTACCTGTGCTGAGAAACACACTCTCATACCTTCCTGGCAGGAGTGTCAAAATGGTATAACCTTTCTGGAGGGTCATTTGGGACTATGCTTCAAACACCTGAAAAatcgggcttttttttttttttttttttctggtcaagCACTATGAGTTTATTTAGTAATGTAAAATCTAgtgatgattaatttttcatAGCTGCCTACATACACAGGTTTTCATGGCATACAGATTGTCAAGAGAGCTCTCTAGGTTACAAAAGATACTTGTCACCAGATTTTTTCTgctaaaataataactttaatggAAGATATGACAAAAAAATTAGATAAGATTTGGTACAGTATAAGACACCAGCAGGGTACAGTGCCaaattaagaacagaaaaaaGGTCTTTAGAAGATGGCAGGTTctaatatgtataactgtttcaatttgtgtacacctgaaactaacacatattgtaaatcaaccatactccaataaaaattgtttaaaaaaaggatagtAGGCTCTAGCTATTTATCAAACTATATAAACCTATAAGTAAAGCCCTACCAAATTAGTGTACCAGAGGTACCAAATTTGTATACCAAAGGAGTGGGACTTAGAaagattgcatttcttttttgaaattcaaAGCATCTCTAGGAACTAGAAaagttattttacagatgactacactaaaattttaaacaacaaatGATCTACTAAGGCAACGTAAATATGTTTCAAGGCTAGAAAAACTATCCCCATACTTTCCTGACATCACTGTAAACATAAGAATTGCAATATGCTAAAATCTCAAAGctaatatattaaacatatttgatATTTGGagctttctgaaattattttagaattttactttACAAGTGGGAAatgcacttttaattttttaatgacattttcctCCTAGAGATAGAATTTAGACATTTATATCTTTTCAGAGCAAAAAAGTCATCAAAATAGGAGACTAGCATAGTACCAGCCTACAGATAatggttacacatgcatgtttctTTATTAGTCTCCAAACCATTAGGAATTTATTTCAAACAAGGTTCTCTAAGTCTTCATTGTTTGTATGCaaaatccagagaaaaccagTTTATCAAATTACGACTTCGTGGTCACGATCAGGGAAAATGTTACTCTTCACTGTGAAGAAATACATGTCAGTCGTTGCAGAGGCAATTTAGACCTCTTTTATTGTCTGTTACCCAGGACAAACCTTTGCCAATATCTAATTACCCACGgaatcaaatttaaataaaataaagtattagaAGGTAGCCCATATGATGGGTATAATTTAGATGATCTTAGCCTAAATTTATCTTTTGCTCCTCAATAAAGCGCACTGGCTCAGATATATGTTCCACAGATGATATGCTTTTTCTTAATCAGTGCAGAAATAGAATTTGTACATCCTGAAAATATGTTTATCTGTCTATCCATGAAGAAAGCTTCCTCTTATTTGCCTCTGTCTTGTTTTGAATATATAATTCAGAGGTTTACAAACTTTTCCAATGACTGTATTTCAGCTTGTGTTTCATCAGGGAACATTTGAaaggatgtttttattttacaggtTTACTATTTGAAATTCATTATTGCTCAAGTTAGTAGTCGTGGGCAGTTTTCCTGTAGAGAGCAATTCCAAACACAATGAGTAGATGCCTGCTGGCTCGAATCAATAGGTTGTACCTCTTGTCCTTTCCCTATATTTGACCACACACTATTCTGTTGTCCATGGCCTCAGGCAAATCAAATTGGTCCTTTCTTCCCACCCCTCCCAAAAGGCCAAAACAGTTCAATGGCTAAGTTTTAAATAAGATTTATAACTGCCTGCAATAATCCTTTGAAGTTTTCTTACTAGAATGAAACATGAGTTTTAggagagtttctgatttagttgaagtgggggggggggcgggtaacAAGCAATAgtcacagtattttttaaaaatataataattcagtGAAGATTATACATCAACTGATGTTGCCCTaagttttctcagttttaaatgatttttttttaattgctaggGAACAGGTTTAGacacaggaaataaaatacaGGCCAGTCCATTATTTACATGCTCTTCATCTTGGCCATGAGGTCTTCCAAACTTTCACCAGAATCTTCCACTGTTACTTCAGGTACAGAATCTTCTTGCTTTGGGGGAACTGTATATGCCACTGTAATTCCTTCAGGTAAGTCAGGAATTGGACCTGAAGAATTTTTCAGTTCCTCTTCTGAAACCTCAGGTACCAACTGAATACCCCACTCATTGTTGTCATGTattatctcttcctcttcttgaacAACCTCCTGTGTGGGCAGTGCTGCTAcctttttcttatattcttccTGTTGCTTCCTACAATTTCTGTCATCACACTGAGGATTTGGCTTCATGGACATAGTAGGGAAAAAATCCTGCATTGCATTGTATCCAAGGTAAAAACTAACCGTACCAAAATTTAACAGAAACTTTAACACATTTTGTACCAAGATCCCAGCAACCACTCCCATAGTGGTAAGAAGACTGGCTGCACAAACACCTTCTCATTTCAGTCTTCTCATCAATATTTGCAGCAACTACAAGTAGTGGAGCACACACAAAACAAGCAGATTCTCCAGGAATTATGAGCTGTATATGCCCTGAAACTGCATTTTCACTGACCCCAGACTCCATCCATGTTTGTCCAAGCTCATTACAAGCTGTATTTATTGTCATTCGAGCTTCAAAATTGTCCACACGGCTAAGAACTAGGTCAACAGGTTTTCCTTCTTCTAATCCACCATTACTTATTCTATTCATGAAACGTTCAAAGTTTTCTACTGTGGTTATATTGTAGTTGTGTACTTCAAAAAGAACATCAGGATTAATGTTCCTCAAAGTATGTTCTGCTGCTTGAACTTTACTTAATCCTGCTTGATGAGGTTGGAAGAAAAGTCTATTCATATTGGCCAGTTCCACCTTGTCATAGTCAAAGAGTAGCAACTTACCAATGCCACATCTTGTCAGCATTTCAGCAGTCACACTGCCAACTCCACCAACACCTACTATTGCTACAGCAAAGGTACGGAGTTTCTCATAGTCACTTACAATTCCCATTCGTTTCAATGCCATCAGGCGGCTGTAGGGGTTGGAATCCACCACTTCGGGGCTCATCTTTTCGACGCAGGCCCGACCGCCTCCTCCATCGCCGCCCCCCAGGGCCCGGCGACTTCTCTCCTGGGCCAGTTCCCGCTCCGGCTCCTCGACCCACTGCTGCAGCCGCTCCACAGACTCGGCCATGGCTGCGACCCTGGCCGCCAGTGCTCCCAGCCCCGGTCGTCGACGTCGCCGCCGCCCCACGCTGTTGGCCTGCTGGGCCCGCGAGGGGTACGTGAGGAGGCACCTCGCAACGGCCTTCTTAGCCCACAACCCTGAGGAAGCCCTCCCGGCGCCTCCCGGACTGACAATCTCCGCCGCTCCTGTGGGCCTCCCGGCCGGGCATACTCTTGTCTCAGCAACTTCACTACCAGGAATTTCATCTAAGAACATAATCTTGGATATTCCCAAAGCTTTATCCATGAAAGTGCCTATCGTAAAtgctatgtaattttttttttcacataaagaagaaaaatctaaatacCCTAAATGGGATTGATGGAACAAACTGTGGATACATGGACTATTATGCAGCCTTTAAAAACAATGTGGTAGAAGACTGTCTTATGACATGGACCATGCTACAGCCAGTGGGAATAAGCAGATTACAAAAGGGAATTAGGGTATGTATACTATAaccccattttaatttttttaaaggtgtatgtgaatatatatataagaataaacAAAAGGTATAAAGGATATACAGCAAAGTGTGTAATTGGGCCCATCACTGGGTAGGGAACTATGGGTGATGCtggcattttcctttattttacttgCCTATGTTTTCTAAACTTCCTGCGataaacatgtattacttttcttttaatttttatttatttatttatattttggctgcgccactcggcatgcaggatcttagttccccaaccagggatcgaacccgcgccccctgcattggaagcaccagggtcttaaccactggaccgccagggaattcccgaacaTGTATTGCTttgataatatgaaaaaaataacaggCGTTGTTAAGATGAAGGTTTTGTGCATAACCTAAAATAGACAAAGGATGCATTCTCAGCTCTCCCGGGTGATGTGGGAATACTCACCAAAAGCGGAGCCTTCCCCGAGCTCCTTCCCGTATTTCAGCATGCAGTCGCCCAGCAAGCCTTCCGTCTGTGGGTACCCCGTGGTTTTCACCTGTCCTCGGATCTTCGACACAGTGTTCAGCATTCCTAGCTTAGCTCTGTATGCTTAAAAACATTATCATTTGTAATTCCTTAAAATGGCACGGCGGAGTGACAGGTACATAGCATGTAACAAACGGGGCTGGAGAAATCAAGGTCGCTCTAGACAAAATGTCAGAGCCCTGAGACAGGAAGGTAACTTGTGTCACCAAGTTACTCGCATGGTTTTCTAGATTCTTAACCAGGGTGGGTGCTAAGAGCACTGTTGCACAAACGtgatgaaaaatagaaattatggTACACACTGTGGACTCTCAAATAATAGTAACCGGGGCTCTCATTACCCCACCCACAGCTCACTCACTGAGTCACACACTGACACCTGGGCAGACAAATTTTCCTGGGGACCAATTGCAAACTAACAACAGAATTGCTGAGGTGGGTGTTGCAAACCAACTGGTGGTtaacagccccccacccccaagagtgTATCCAGACTGATGATATTTAACTTCATGGTACAGGGCCACTGCGCTGCACACTCCTGTCTAGGAAGCCTAACCAGTAGGAGACAGATGCCCCCGTGGGGAACCGGAGTCTGTGTTGATGGTCCCTCAGGTGCAGCTCCACTCCTGGACCCAAGGGAAATGACAGGTGGCCACTAAGTCCTTTCTCTGACTTAGGCCATGAGTGTTTACTAATCCCAGCTCTGTGCGACACACCATGCTAATTACTGGGACTCCAGAGAGACCTAAGACAGCCTctgacctcaaggagctcacagtctagttaCTGGAAGGCAGAAAATACAAGATGTAATTATGCAAATAAAGTCTGATGTGGtgtacagaaaggaaaatataacaatACGCTGAATAAAGATGGAAAGATGCCCCCCAAAAGTGCAGAAATAGTGTAAGATGAAGAAGGGGGAATGCTTATTATGGTTTATAACCAACAGATAAAGACTAGGCTGCTTtgaccaaagaagaaattaatacagGACAAATCAGGAAATACCTAGGGGGAAATGTGACTATGAACTGAACACCAAGCTAAGGATTTGGGAATTTATTCTGTAGGCTAGGTGGTGGATGAGGTAATTTTAGGTTGTAAAAGGGtaaatttttattgtcttttattttaataattacatatttattgtgCACGCAAAGCACCAAGGATCCTGTTAAAATGTAGAGTCTGATGCAGTCAGTCTGGGATGAGCCCAAGTTTCTGCATTTCCCACAGTCTCTCCGGGGATGCCCATCCTCCTGGGCCATGGACCACACTTCGAGTAGCAAAGCTTTAGACACTCACGGTGCCAGTCTTTTTGAATCTTGCCCACCTCATCCTTGAAGCACTTATCCTCCTGGTccccaggcacacaggcttcactCTCCcgccacacagacacacagacacacacacccacacacacagacacacacacacacacacacacacacccacacccacacacacacacacacacacacacacacacacacacactctgctcCTCTTCCCCACTGTCAGGGCGGGATGTGGGATGCAGCAGTCCTGTGACTGAGGGCCACTAAATGGAATGAGAGGCTGCTAGgcctcccttcctcttctccaggaATAACCAGAGGTGTCTGGCCAAGTGGACACTTTGGCCAGTACCTCCCTACCCCATTCCAGTGTCAGCTCATTGAGGGCAGGTTCCCTTCCAACTCAACCGTATATCCCAGGACCCAGGAAACCCCCTTGCCTAGAGGGAGCATTTGCTAAACATGTGCTGACTGATTCATCAGGAAAAGGGGACTTGTGTGGTTCAATCACGGATGAGGCCCAGGAAGAGATATataattatgctttttaaaactataatcagCTGTACAATTTTAAAGAATTCTATACCTGCCATCCTGCCTGGacataatattttattcaatgtatgtttttaaatttattttctagattttcagATGGTTGGATGTGTGCTGATTCCTACAGCCGAGGCAATCACGATAATTATGTGCAAATAATAAAttcatacaggggcttccctggtggcgcagtggttgagaatccgcctgccgatgcaggggacacgggttcgtgccccggtccgggaggatcccacatgccgcggaacagctgggcccgtgagccatgcccgctgggcctgagcgtccggagcctgtgctccttaaaggaagaggccacagcagtgagaggcccgtgtaccacaaaaaaaaaaaaaaaaaaaaaaagaaagaaaaaaataaattcatacaaaGTAAAGGCAGATTTGGAAAGCCACAGAATTCAAAGCTTGGACGCCCTCTATTGGTTTCTATAGTTTAGAACTTAGGAAAACTTCATCAAGGGATGCTGCTtcaatacctaggagtgaaaagACCTCCTGTCCAGAAGCTGCGGTAACACTGGACCTTCTCATGTTTCTCATGTTTATCATACCTCACTTCATCAGCATTTAAGCCATGAAGTGAAAGCCATTTCAAAGTCACAGGCACCGTTAGAACAGGAtggcagaaattttttttaaaaaaagaggaaacagctGAATAAGAAAACATGGACAAAATATTTAGTGGGTTTCCGAAGCACCTCATAAAAAATGTCTTTGCTTAGCAGTGTCTTACTGCTAAGACCAAGACTCCACCCAAATAACGTCACCATAGTTCACAGAAGTGTCTGTTCTGTTTGTCATCAGCTAGGATTCACTGCAACTACCTTTAGT includes the following:
- the LOC132419715 gene encoding LOW QUALITY PROTEIN: ubiquitin-like modifier-activating enzyme 5 (The sequence of the model RefSeq protein was modified relative to this genomic sequence to represent the inferred CDS: inserted 2 bases in 1 codon; substituted 1 base at 1 genomic stop codon), with amino-acid sequence MAESVERLQQWVEEPERELAQERSRRALGGGDGGGGRACVEKMSPEVVDSNPYSRLMALKRMGIVSDYEKLRTFAVAIVGVGGVGSVTAEMLTRCGIGKLLLFDYDKVELANMNRLFFQPHQAGLSKVQAAEHTLRNINPDVLFEVHNYNITTVENFERFMNRISNGGLEEGKPVDLVLSRVDNFEARMTINTACNELGQTWMESGVSENAVSGHIQLIIPGESACFVCAPLLVVAANIDEKTXKXEGVCAASLLTTMGVVAGILVQNVLKFLLNFGTVSFYLGYNAMQDFFPTMSMKPNPQCDDRNCRKQQEEYKKKVAALPTQEVVQEEEEIIHDNNEWGIQLVPEVSEEELKNSSGPIPDLPEGITVAYTVPPKQEDSVPEVTVEDSGESLEDLMAKMKSM